In Streptomyces chartreusis, the following proteins share a genomic window:
- a CDS encoding prenyltransferase/squalene oxidase repeat-containing protein — translation MYVRHSAAVLAAAVVIGAAAPAIAADSSPSASPADSSPSAPAKPTYPAELYGTTDPTYDGVWRQSLAMLAQDTVGVKPAPKAVDWLLTQQCADGAFAPYRADAAADCDAKTLVDTNNTAAAVQALVALGGHDAATSKAVTWLKSVQNKDGGWGYMPGGASDTNSTSVVIGALAAAGEKPADVRKDGQSAYDALKQLALPCKADDGGAFAFQPDKKGKLLANADATAAGVLGSLGKGLVVSPGKETPAANCTDGGYPSSQQAAVNGAAHLTEALAKDGHLTSTLPGAEDQPDYGNTADAVVALAALSGADAAEKPLRWLEQNSAKWAKQSGPAAYAQLILAAHATGTDPRDFGGADLVEQLNATGPAPQAAAKATNEEKKKDDSPFGVWWYVGIFLVVGIGIGFLLSGRKKGPQA, via the coding sequence ATGTACGTCCGTCACAGCGCCGCGGTTCTGGCCGCCGCCGTCGTGATCGGCGCGGCCGCGCCGGCCATAGCCGCCGACTCCTCCCCGTCCGCGTCACCCGCCGACTCCTCTCCCTCCGCGCCCGCGAAGCCCACGTACCCCGCCGAGCTGTACGGCACCACCGACCCCACCTACGACGGTGTCTGGCGGCAGTCGCTCGCGATGCTCGCCCAGGACACCGTCGGGGTGAAGCCCGCCCCGAAGGCCGTGGACTGGCTGCTCACGCAGCAGTGCGCGGACGGCGCCTTCGCGCCCTACCGTGCCGACGCCGCCGCCGACTGCGATGCCAAGACCCTCGTCGACACCAACAACACGGCCGCCGCCGTCCAGGCGCTCGTCGCGCTCGGCGGGCACGACGCCGCCACCTCCAAGGCCGTGACCTGGCTGAAGTCCGTCCAGAACAAGGACGGCGGCTGGGGGTACATGCCGGGCGGGGCCAGCGACACCAACTCCACCTCCGTGGTGATCGGTGCGCTCGCCGCCGCCGGTGAGAAGCCCGCGGATGTCCGCAAGGACGGGCAGTCGGCCTACGACGCCCTCAAGCAGCTCGCCCTGCCCTGCAAGGCCGACGACGGCGGCGCGTTCGCCTTCCAGCCCGACAAGAAGGGCAAGCTGCTCGCCAACGCCGACGCCACCGCGGCCGGCGTCCTCGGCTCGCTCGGCAAGGGCCTCGTCGTGAGCCCCGGCAAGGAGACGCCCGCCGCGAACTGCACCGACGGCGGCTACCCGTCCTCGCAGCAGGCCGCCGTCAACGGCGCCGCCCACCTCACCGAAGCCCTCGCCAAGGACGGCCACCTCACCTCCACCCTCCCCGGCGCCGAGGACCAGCCCGACTACGGCAACACCGCCGACGCGGTCGTCGCACTGGCCGCCCTCTCCGGTGCCGACGCCGCCGAGAAGCCGCTGCGCTGGCTGGAGCAGAACTCCGCGAAGTGGGCGAAGCAGAGCGGCCCGGCCGCCTACGCCCAGCTGATCCTCGCCGCCCACGCCACCGGCACGGACCCCCGCGACTTCGGCGGCGCCGACCTGGTCGAGCAGCTCAACGCCACCGGCCCCGCCCCGCAGGCCGCGGCAAAGGCCACGAATGAGGAGAAGAAGAAGGACGACAGTCCCTTCGGGGTCTGGTGGTACGTCGGCATCTTCCTCGTCGTCGGCATCGGCATCGGCTTCCTGCTGAGCGGCCGCAAGAAGGGCCCCCAGGCGTGA
- a CDS encoding alpha/beta fold hydrolase, which produces MLGSVKSGDGRLLFFETSGDPKGHPVFLLHGTPGSRVGPRPRTSVLYKLGIRLISYDRPGYGESQRLKGRAVRHAAADVAAIADQLNLGPFSVLGRSGGGPHALACAALLPDRVASAAVLVSIAPPDADGLDWFEGMAPSNVIAYKAAKAALRDGSEECLERLKANLASNADAIRDKPESLLGLLTPEMPMADKAVVGHGGIRGLLLANYETSVVRSSFGWLDDVLSFRLDWGFEPGKIVEVPLLLWHGEHDTFSPVGHFRWLAERIPSATAVLKPGAAHFAALPAVPEILAWLRDRARERFGAAV; this is translated from the coding sequence GTGTTGGGAAGTGTCAAGAGCGGCGATGGCAGGCTGCTCTTCTTCGAGACGTCGGGGGACCCGAAGGGCCACCCGGTGTTCTTGCTGCATGGCACTCCGGGCAGCAGGGTCGGGCCGCGTCCACGGACCAGCGTTCTCTACAAGCTGGGCATCCGGCTCATCTCCTATGACCGGCCGGGGTACGGGGAGTCGCAGCGGTTAAAAGGCCGCGCTGTGCGTCACGCCGCTGCGGATGTGGCGGCCATCGCCGACCAGCTGAATCTTGGACCGTTCTCCGTGCTGGGCCGTTCCGGTGGCGGGCCTCATGCGTTGGCGTGTGCGGCGCTGCTTCCGGACAGGGTCGCCAGTGCTGCCGTGCTGGTCAGCATCGCTCCTCCCGATGCAGACGGGCTCGACTGGTTCGAGGGGATGGCTCCGTCCAACGTCATCGCCTACAAGGCCGCCAAGGCGGCTCTCCGTGATGGATCCGAGGAGTGCCTGGAAAGACTCAAGGCCAACCTGGCCAGCAACGCGGATGCCATTCGTGACAAGCCGGAGTCACTGCTGGGGTTACTGACTCCGGAGATGCCCATGGCCGACAAGGCTGTCGTGGGACACGGTGGGATCAGAGGCCTGCTCCTAGCCAACTATGAGACCAGTGTGGTGCGTTCCTCGTTCGGGTGGCTCGACGACGTGCTGTCCTTCCGGCTGGACTGGGGCTTCGAGCCAGGCAAGATCGTCGAAGTCCCGCTGCTGCTGTGGCACGGTGAGCACGACACCTTCTCGCCCGTCGGGCACTTCCGATGGCTTGCCGAACGCATTCCCTCAGCGACTGCCGTGCTGAAGCCGGGGGCGGCTCACTTCGCCGCGCTGCCGGCCGTACCGGAAATACTCGCTTGGCTACGTGACCGTGCTCGCGAGCGCTTCGGGGCCGCCGTGTAG
- the fxsT gene encoding FxSxx-COOH system tetratricopeptide repeat protein produces MPTSGPEETTRGKVITFYSYKGGTGRTMSLANTAWILASGGKRVLVVDWDLDAPGLDRFLHPFLDQDRLRTAQGIIDLFLHFNQTVMEQRRQPETHAQDEWETAEAAWVATQAHFNHCVIPIDWSFPNGGRLDYVSPGTQNKEYLSAYSQFDWMRFLDHTWHGPVFVEALKQELTQNYDYVLIDSRTGLSDVSDVCTVLLPDVLVVAFTPSSQGMDGAQAVAQKIDSLYGYRGIRIIPVPMRVEDANGEADRLEAAREQMRAKFADIVRRHCSLDSQEYWGKVEIPYRPFYAYEELLAPFRDAPGSPTSMLAACERLTEVISGGDVTAFPRLDDAERKRVLALYKRPRPLQNTDIHVSFVPEDRTWADWIEFTLKSVGFQVHLLSSGTTHPSERSAPDPTGKSATRTLAVLSHAYRDSAEARAAWETTDAVDGLGNRRTLVTVRVDDVRMSPPFSDRAAADLARCGPNEEAARQALLNAVEAPTQPLFSPAAASDRGPRFPGAEPFVFSLPIRNPSFTGREELLGHLRDRLRAGNGTVLLRGMGGVGKTMLALEFAHRFKGDYDVVWHIQADQRNLAVEQFAGLAGHLEVSERKNPTATAAAVKDALRLGRPYSRWLLILDNVEHVNDLSDLLVSSKAGHVLITSQRSEGWERYAEIADVGVFEREESVAHLKRRLTECSTEEADEVASALGDLPLAVEHAAAVLKESGLQTQEYVKLLERQPAADTAGLSPDDRLLDVSKTWSVAIGQLNKNFPPAVQLLKLAAWFSPEPISMDLLQSTQIAQSLTGQDSTRDQEFRPRAFDSTEMIARAFQELSRLSLATVDRKSRSLRVHRLVQMSVRLNMTEEDQEATRDVVFRTLVAARPEQDDPEDHNTWERYRIIWPHLGTTWALAAPDYGIRKLIVDRVRQLRRRGELKQAYDLSTRVHQGWLEHSGPDERWVLHMGFQIANILRAQGRYQEALELDMDVLHRQEAALDSPHDLHILMTSGGVAADLRGLGRYSEALDRDRLNHEQFLELFGEDHPRSLMAANNYAVCLRVLGQYTDALRLDRKTMETRNKILGPEHAYTRASTISYARDLLDCGDYAGSELPLRRTYDQCLSHQQFGPSAPTTINAGKALSGALHQMGRAQEAEDLTRTVLSNLPSEEGSASPNRLLLHLGLAGILGAQGRTEEALELARRVLDDCRRFFQDQHPYTAACYANLAVLLYTANEAASSLAHAEQAARVFAAIFDDDHPFTLMCRVNLANAQAALGQRGRARATYEEVLDRLRDVLNDDQHPAPLVCAANLAVVLNELGESEAAERLREEVLGAITARLGADHPRALALREWSRSGWEFDPHPI; encoded by the coding sequence ATGCCTACTTCGGGTCCGGAGGAAACGACCCGAGGCAAGGTCATCACCTTCTACTCCTACAAGGGCGGCACCGGCCGCACCATGTCCCTCGCCAACACCGCCTGGATCCTGGCATCGGGGGGCAAGCGGGTCCTGGTCGTCGACTGGGACCTGGACGCACCCGGCCTCGACCGCTTCCTGCATCCCTTCCTTGACCAGGACCGGTTACGGACCGCGCAAGGCATCATCGACCTCTTCCTGCACTTCAACCAGACGGTGATGGAACAACGCAGGCAGCCTGAAACACACGCACAGGACGAGTGGGAGACCGCCGAAGCCGCCTGGGTGGCCACACAGGCCCACTTCAATCACTGCGTCATCCCGATCGACTGGTCGTTTCCCAACGGTGGCCGGCTGGACTACGTCTCGCCCGGTACACAGAACAAGGAGTATCTGTCGGCGTACTCGCAGTTCGACTGGATGCGCTTCCTTGACCACACCTGGCACGGGCCGGTTTTCGTCGAAGCCCTGAAGCAGGAACTCACCCAGAACTACGACTATGTCCTGATCGACAGTCGTACCGGCCTGAGCGACGTCTCCGATGTGTGCACCGTGCTGCTGCCGGACGTCCTGGTCGTCGCCTTCACCCCCAGCAGTCAGGGGATGGACGGCGCACAGGCCGTGGCGCAGAAGATCGACAGCCTCTACGGGTATCGGGGGATCCGTATCATCCCGGTCCCCATGCGGGTGGAGGACGCGAACGGTGAGGCCGACCGGCTGGAGGCGGCACGGGAGCAGATGCGGGCGAAGTTCGCCGACATCGTGCGCCGCCACTGCTCCCTGGACTCCCAGGAGTACTGGGGCAAGGTGGAGATCCCCTACCGTCCCTTCTACGCCTACGAGGAACTACTGGCCCCCTTCAGGGACGCCCCCGGCAGCCCTACCTCCATGCTCGCCGCGTGCGAGCGGCTGACGGAAGTCATCTCCGGCGGCGACGTCACCGCGTTCCCCCGTTTGGATGACGCGGAGCGTAAGCGGGTCCTCGCGCTGTACAAGCGGCCCAGGCCGCTGCAGAACACCGACATCCATGTCAGCTTTGTCCCAGAGGATCGCACCTGGGCCGACTGGATCGAGTTCACGCTCAAGTCCGTGGGTTTCCAGGTGCATCTGTTGTCCAGCGGTACGACCCACCCGTCCGAACGCTCCGCCCCTGATCCGACAGGGAAGTCGGCCACCCGAACTCTCGCGGTGTTGTCCCACGCCTACCGGGACTCCGCGGAAGCACGAGCGGCGTGGGAGACGACCGACGCTGTCGACGGTCTGGGCAATCGGCGCACCCTGGTGACCGTGCGCGTGGACGACGTACGGATGAGCCCTCCGTTCTCCGATCGCGCCGCCGCCGATCTGGCCCGTTGCGGTCCCAATGAGGAGGCGGCGAGACAGGCGCTGCTGAATGCCGTGGAGGCCCCGACGCAGCCGCTGTTCAGCCCGGCCGCCGCAAGCGACAGAGGCCCGCGTTTCCCCGGGGCCGAACCCTTCGTGTTCTCCCTGCCGATCCGAAACCCGTCCTTCACCGGACGCGAGGAGTTGCTCGGGCACCTGCGCGATCGGCTGCGGGCCGGTAACGGCACGGTGCTTCTGCGCGGCATGGGTGGCGTGGGCAAGACCATGCTTGCCCTGGAGTTCGCCCACCGCTTCAAAGGCGACTACGACGTCGTCTGGCACATCCAGGCCGATCAGCGAAACCTCGCAGTGGAGCAGTTCGCGGGGCTGGCAGGCCATCTGGAGGTCTCCGAGCGCAAGAACCCGACGGCGACGGCGGCCGCGGTCAAGGATGCGCTGCGTCTGGGCCGGCCCTACAGCCGCTGGCTGCTGATCCTCGACAACGTCGAGCACGTGAACGATCTGTCCGATCTGCTGGTGAGCAGCAAGGCAGGCCACGTCCTGATCACCAGTCAGCGCTCCGAGGGCTGGGAACGGTACGCGGAGATCGCCGATGTCGGAGTGTTCGAGCGCGAGGAGAGCGTGGCGCACCTCAAGCGCCGGCTCACCGAGTGCAGCACCGAAGAGGCCGACGAGGTGGCCTCCGCCCTCGGCGATCTTCCGCTGGCCGTCGAGCACGCGGCCGCCGTGCTCAAGGAGAGCGGCCTTCAGACCCAGGAGTACGTCAAGCTCCTGGAGCGCCAGCCCGCTGCCGACACGGCCGGTCTGAGCCCGGACGACCGGCTCCTCGACGTTTCCAAGACCTGGAGCGTGGCCATCGGGCAGCTCAACAAGAACTTTCCGCCGGCGGTTCAACTCCTCAAACTCGCCGCCTGGTTCAGCCCTGAGCCGATCTCCATGGATCTGCTGCAAAGCACGCAGATCGCACAGTCCCTCACGGGCCAGGACAGCACGCGTGATCAGGAGTTCCGGCCGCGCGCCTTCGACAGCACGGAAATGATCGCGCGCGCGTTCCAGGAACTGAGTCGACTCTCGCTCGCGACGGTGGACCGCAAGTCACGCAGCCTCCGTGTGCACCGCCTGGTGCAGATGTCGGTGCGCCTGAACATGACGGAGGAAGACCAGGAGGCCACGCGGGACGTCGTCTTCCGCACCTTGGTGGCCGCCCGTCCCGAACAGGACGACCCCGAGGACCACAACACCTGGGAGCGCTACCGCATCATCTGGCCTCACCTGGGAACTACTTGGGCCCTGGCAGCGCCCGACTACGGCATCCGCAAACTGATCGTCGACCGAGTTCGCCAGTTGCGCCGCCGCGGCGAGCTGAAGCAGGCGTACGACCTGAGCACGCGCGTGCATCAGGGCTGGCTCGAACACAGCGGACCCGACGAGCGCTGGGTGCTGCACATGGGCTTCCAGATCGCCAACATCCTTCGTGCCCAGGGCAGATACCAAGAGGCCCTGGAGCTGGACATGGACGTACTGCACCGCCAGGAAGCGGCCCTGGACAGCCCGCACGACCTCCACATCCTCATGACGTCCGGCGGAGTGGCTGCCGACCTGCGCGGCCTGGGCCGCTACAGCGAGGCGCTGGATCGCGACCGGCTCAACCACGAGCAGTTCCTGGAGTTGTTCGGCGAAGACCATCCGCGCAGCCTCATGGCGGCCAACAATTATGCGGTGTGTCTACGGGTGTTGGGGCAGTACACGGACGCTCTGAGGCTGGACCGCAAGACTATGGAGACTCGGAACAAGATCCTCGGCCCGGAACATGCCTACACACGGGCATCAACCATCAGTTACGCCCGCGATCTGCTCGACTGCGGCGACTACGCCGGATCCGAGCTTCCGTTGCGGCGCACCTACGACCAATGCCTCTCCCATCAGCAGTTCGGCCCGTCCGCTCCCACCACCATCAACGCGGGCAAGGCTCTGTCGGGTGCCCTGCACCAGATGGGCCGGGCCCAGGAAGCGGAGGACCTGACACGCACGGTGCTGTCCAACCTTCCCTCCGAGGAAGGATCGGCCTCGCCCAACCGGTTGCTGCTCCACCTGGGCCTGGCCGGGATCCTGGGCGCGCAGGGTCGCACCGAAGAGGCCCTCGAGCTGGCCCGCCGGGTCCTGGACGACTGCCGTCGGTTCTTCCAGGACCAACACCCCTACACAGCAGCCTGCTACGCGAACCTGGCCGTGCTGCTCTACACGGCCAACGAGGCGGCTTCCTCCCTGGCACACGCCGAGCAAGCCGCGAGGGTCTTCGCGGCGATCTTCGACGACGACCACCCGTTCACCCTGATGTGCCGGGTGAACCTGGCCAATGCCCAGGCCGCACTGGGGCAGCGTGGACGGGCCCGCGCTACCTACGAGGAGGTACTGGACCGGCTTCGCGATGTCCTGAACGACGACCAGCACCCCGCCCCGCTGGTATGCGCGGCCAACCTTGCGGTGGTCCTGAACGAGTTGGGAGAGAGCGAAGCGGCCGAACGGCTGCGCGAGGAAGTGCTGGGCGCGATCACTGCGCGGCTCGGGGCCGATCATCCCCGCGCTCTGGCCCTGCGCGAGTGGAGTCGGTCGGGCTGGGAGTTCGACCCACACCCGATCTGA
- a CDS encoding TIR-like protein FxsC encodes MTDSTPVFFLSYARTPGPQGAEADRPVFSFFKELGEQVASLTGVPAEQAGHVDRPDTASDGWLSKLTASSVFVPLYAPRYFTDPLCGRQWTAFKRRVGPDYGRAVVPVLWIPHRQGTTLPMAALDIPPHLPREGGDEEQHAQDRYAESGLYQLMEIEDDDQRAYRAVLGRLAQRIARAWEDTPPRPVSIERLTDRRGLVDAFALQPSKPTLRITVVAPTASRLPPGREAASYGPDTESWRPYRTAHGTLTQQAFALARNLGFEPELVPIEKAYESIAHEGSVREPARPIAPSVLVVDAWVLGDLRIAEQLQHIVRANRPWLAVMAVLAEDDPQTQRDEARLQSLLETTLSRHRHLREMPHTARGTAARGIRKADAFAWLFAELAKSCYLRYLDSIQDVSPRPSSDPARSHGVRRPTSD; translated from the coding sequence ATGACGGACTCGACTCCGGTCTTCTTCCTCAGCTACGCCCGCACCCCGGGGCCCCAGGGTGCCGAAGCCGATCGGCCGGTCTTCTCCTTCTTCAAAGAACTCGGGGAGCAAGTGGCCAGCCTGACCGGCGTGCCCGCAGAGCAAGCCGGCCATGTGGACCGTCCGGACACCGCGTCGGATGGATGGCTCTCGAAGCTGACGGCCAGCAGTGTCTTCGTCCCACTGTACGCACCGCGCTACTTCACCGATCCGCTCTGCGGCCGCCAGTGGACTGCCTTCAAGCGACGCGTCGGCCCCGACTACGGCCGGGCCGTGGTCCCCGTCCTCTGGATCCCGCACCGGCAGGGCACCACACTGCCGATGGCCGCCCTGGACATCCCTCCTCATCTGCCGCGCGAGGGCGGGGACGAGGAACAGCACGCCCAGGACCGCTACGCAGAGTCCGGCCTCTACCAGCTCATGGAGATCGAGGACGACGACCAGCGCGCCTACCGTGCGGTCCTGGGACGACTGGCTCAGCGCATCGCGCGGGCCTGGGAGGACACGCCTCCGCGACCGGTCAGCATCGAGCGGCTGACTGATCGGCGTGGCCTGGTAGACGCCTTCGCGCTCCAACCGTCGAAACCGACGCTGCGCATCACGGTGGTCGCGCCGACCGCCAGCCGACTCCCGCCGGGGCGTGAGGCAGCCTCCTACGGACCAGACACCGAGTCATGGCGGCCCTATCGCACAGCGCACGGAACGCTGACCCAGCAGGCCTTCGCTCTCGCCCGCAATCTCGGATTCGAGCCGGAGCTGGTCCCGATCGAGAAGGCCTACGAGAGCATTGCCCACGAAGGCTCCGTGCGAGAACCCGCCAGGCCCATCGCTCCCTCAGTCCTCGTGGTAGACGCGTGGGTGCTGGGCGATCTCCGGATCGCTGAGCAGCTACAGCACATCGTCCGGGCCAACCGGCCCTGGCTGGCGGTGATGGCAGTGCTGGCCGAGGACGACCCACAGACCCAGCGCGACGAGGCGCGGCTGCAGTCGCTGCTGGAGACGACTCTGTCCCGGCACCGGCATCTGCGGGAGATGCCCCACACCGCTCGCGGTACCGCCGCACGAGGCATCCGGAAGGCCGATGCCTTCGCCTGGCTGTTCGCGGAGTTGGCGAAAAGCTGCTATTTGCGGTATCTCGATTCCATCCAGGATGTTTCCCCGCGCCCGTCGTCCGACCCGGCGCGGAGTCACGGGGTTCGGAGGCCAACCAGTGACTGA
- a CDS encoding TIR-like protein FxsC, whose protein sequence is MTESHLSGRPADSQDLYFFHSYAQVPGAAGLRAPDERQEAFHKLLCQFVLQLTTHEGETPIGFLDKRMPLGGEWEKHLKEALATCRVFMPVYSPRYFASRWCGVEFDGFLRRQAEHHRSERYTVSAIVPVLWTSPGRIVLPEVVEAFQWYNLDLGDDYRSMGLLGLMEAGKWGVYRRTVWRLAERIVDVATAAQLKSCDVSLFDGLSNVFAPRTQGDS, encoded by the coding sequence GTGACCGAATCACACTTATCGGGCCGCCCGGCTGACAGCCAGGATCTGTACTTTTTCCACAGCTACGCACAGGTGCCCGGCGCCGCCGGCCTGCGCGCACCGGACGAACGGCAGGAGGCGTTCCATAAGCTGCTGTGCCAGTTCGTCCTGCAACTGACCACACACGAGGGCGAAACCCCGATCGGCTTTCTCGACAAACGCATGCCCCTGGGCGGCGAGTGGGAGAAGCACCTCAAGGAAGCACTGGCTACCTGCAGGGTCTTCATGCCCGTGTACTCGCCTCGCTATTTCGCCAGTCGCTGGTGCGGGGTCGAGTTCGACGGCTTCCTCCGACGACAGGCCGAACACCACCGAAGTGAGCGCTACACCGTCAGCGCGATCGTCCCCGTGCTGTGGACGTCTCCCGGCAGGATCGTGCTGCCCGAGGTCGTCGAGGCGTTCCAGTGGTACAACCTCGATCTCGGAGACGACTACCGGAGCATGGGGCTGCTGGGGCTGATGGAGGCGGGCAAGTGGGGCGTCTACCGGCGAACCGTGTGGCGGCTCGCCGAGCGAATCGTCGACGTCGCCACGGCGGCCCAGCTCAAATCCTGCGACGTCAGCCTGTTCGACGGTCTGAGCAACGTCTTCGCGCCACGTACTCAGGGGGACTCATGA
- a CDS encoding aminoglycoside N(3)-acetyltransferase, with the protein MTTPYTGSGLADDLQALGLRSGDIVLVHSSLRRIGRTEHGAATVVEGLRAVIGPAGTVVVPTFTAANSLSSSTYRKRIQGMTQSEIAAFRETMPGFDAATTPSDGMGAVAEWVRRTPGARRSTHPQTSLAASGPMAAVLTRDHLLTCHLGEASPLGHLYRLDARILLLGVGFESCTAFHLGEYRLPDPPLRRYDCVVAHGRQAGGEPGRQWLSFEDVALDDGDFAHLGAWLERRRSDTGASIVRRGRVGGGIARLLPMAHSVDLAVEWFKEHRTAGGGSAGDRITLIGPPG; encoded by the coding sequence ATGACGACGCCGTACACGGGCTCCGGGCTGGCCGACGACCTACAGGCACTCGGACTGCGGTCGGGCGACATCGTCCTGGTGCATTCCTCGCTGCGCCGCATCGGCCGTACCGAACACGGAGCGGCGACGGTCGTCGAAGGCTTGCGAGCCGTCATCGGCCCTGCCGGCACCGTCGTCGTGCCGACGTTCACGGCGGCCAACTCACTGTCCTCCTCCACCTACCGCAAACGAATCCAGGGCATGACTCAGTCGGAGATCGCTGCGTTCCGGGAGACGATGCCCGGGTTCGACGCAGCCACCACGCCCAGCGATGGCATGGGAGCGGTCGCCGAGTGGGTACGCCGTACGCCGGGGGCGCGGCGCAGCACTCACCCGCAGACGTCGCTGGCCGCGTCGGGCCCAATGGCCGCTGTCCTGACTCGGGACCACCTGCTCACCTGCCACCTCGGCGAGGCCTCTCCGCTGGGACACCTCTATCGGCTCGACGCCCGTATCTTGCTGCTGGGCGTGGGCTTCGAGTCGTGCACGGCTTTCCACCTCGGCGAGTACCGATTGCCCGATCCTCCTCTGCGTCGCTACGACTGTGTGGTCGCCCACGGACGACAGGCGGGCGGGGAACCCGGGCGGCAATGGCTGTCGTTCGAGGATGTGGCCTTGGACGACGGGGACTTCGCGCACCTGGGGGCCTGGCTGGAGCGCCGACGCTCGGACACCGGGGCGAGCATCGTGCGGCGCGGTCGGGTCGGCGGAGGAATTGCCCGGCTCCTCCCTATGGCTCATTCGGTGGACTTGGCTGTGGAATGGTTCAAGGAACACCGCACGGCTGGAGGGGGCAGCGCAGGTGACCGAATCACACTTATCGGGCCGCCCGGCTGA